agaaaaatttgttaattgtattattattgaaatttgctATGTCAGAATTAGAATTTATGAAAAGTTTcaagtaaataattattatataaaatattatattaataaaattgattattggttctgttttttttttgctatactGATTCACAATCATATTCTGAAATTGaagaaacaataaaataacaatgaagAAAACAACAATATCGTgtttaaaaagttttattcgattatttacattctttcttctttaattatttatataaaaaaaatccaaaaaaaattacaatcagtCGTCGAGTCCAAAACCGAAAAGTTCATCGCATACGCGATAAGCTTTCAATCCGTTTCTCTGTTGAAAATTCACAGTTGTTTTTGAAAATTACCATGCGTGGACTCCATAAGTACGGTGTCCCAAAACACCATGGTAAGGAGCAGCATAATGAGAGAGGAGGGGAGCAGCAGCATAATGAGAAACCACTGGAGCAGCATAAGCATGTACCAAAGGAGATGAGTGTACATCAACGCGAGATTGATGAGACACGGCAGAAGGACCAACAGCGATAGTGGTGTAAGCGAGAGGGGAAGCCAACAAAGATCTCTTGTGGAGATAATGATGATTGGCCAGAGCGTGAGCCTGGAAATGAAGTGCTTTAGCTGCTACGACATCAGCGGTTTCCAATGGTACACCGTGGGCACCGAGGACGACAGCTGGAGTATGATGAGCCAGAGCGAGAGGAGCATGGTGAGCTACGGCAAGTGGAGCATGGGCAAGAGCGGCATGGTGTCCATAAGCCAATGGAGCCAAGACAGCGTGGTTGCGGTGGATGTCTACTCTGGATTGGTGAGATACAGCAGCTGGGGCGATGTATGCTGAGTGAAGGGCTGGAGCCAGGTAAGCTCCATGGAGGGATGGTTTGGCAACTGCGAGGGCCAGGAGTGCGGACAACACCACCAACTTGAACATCGTGGTCTGTGTTGTGTTTTAAGTTTAGCTACTCGACTTGAAGTACCGACTGTTGCGGTTGACTGATGTCGATCCCTTGGCTGTTAGCCTTATTTATACTGAAGTGCAATATGCAATAACAAGAACAAGAGCGTGCAAAAACGGAGAACGTAATAATGACCCGATGCTAGGAACGGTGTGTCCGGTGGCATTTCCTTGAGAACCGAACGAGATAGTTATACGGTGCTCGATTTCGACCGATTAGGCACAATTTTCCTGTATCCTATTTACAACAGTGTGAGACAGGCCTCGAAGTATTTACTTTTCCGTCACACGATGAGAAAGTTTTGTTTGCCCTTGTTGATTtgcattttgtttttaatatgttgaggaatgagcattaattagtccccattttgattatttttaaatgcataatGTATTTGCTATGCATAAAATAATTAGTTAAAAGTACATTTAGACTAacttgtatgtagtatgtatgtgggtTCAAAAATGGCAACTTTGCCCAAAAATTTGGCAACAAAAGTTCAAATGAGAACTTTCTgtatgatgtatatatgtaaattagacTTCCATCAAGCATATGAAAACTAAAATGAAAAGGTTTAtatcattttgtttatttatcatttcaattatatgtacatatgtgcataaaaaatcatcaaattttcaaaactatGTAGATAACATTGTCTTACTATGAAGTGAAAGATCcccattgtttaattttatttattttgttaatttatcttataacaactacatacaaacatagaaTCATACTTTTTTTGACacattatttgtatatgtaagaCTTCTCTACGCccaattttcataaataaatacataaattcccTCTCATATTGATCCTTTTTATTCCTGTTCCTTTTCTCGCTTTAAATCTTctattgtttgatcatttttcttaataataaacatgtacaaatgtatatccCTTTttcgatcttctctcttccgttTGGGCCTCGaagggatattttgtatttacggctagtttttatatatacatacatgcatacatatattggttctggatttattatttgatatttttacattatctgctattattttataataattgttataaaataatagcagatgctattgttttttatgattatgtacaaatgtatttttgtctgtgtatgtacatatgtatgtatatgcatatatttttattttttctttcctctgtattttttcgaccatcgaggcgcattagggactcctgtaatattacaatggtccaaacttaaactttaatcatatatctaccattattaaatgtttttttttaaataaataatacaaacatatatttcgAGATCCTTCATAACGGATCTCATTCAAAATCATAAGacacaataaaaatcatataaaattaaaaggtaAGTTTTAAAGaaagaatataataatacatgtcAAAATAGGGTATATTAAACATTACGTagaatgaacatttttttaaattcaaaaactttcaCTATTGAGATCCATGTCTTTGGAAAGGTTCATATGTAGATTCCTTTTAAATTACCGCGTAATTTAAAGGGAATAAAACACCATAAAATAACATGTAGAAGATTATGGAAGTTGAACATAATTGCGAATTGATTTAATTGTTTTGTATTAAAACCTTTGTTCTTTCAACACAATACCTATTGAAAGTTCCTGATTCTGACTGTAATAAATTAACAACATATATACAGAACGTGTTTCAGGTCAAATGCAAGACttgtttattcaaaatataatataatagataacaCGGCTGCCGGATTCCATTGTTG
This Arctopsyche grandis isolate Sample6627 chromosome 7, ASM5162203v2, whole genome shotgun sequence DNA region includes the following protein-coding sequences:
- the LOC143914340 gene encoding uncharacterized protein LOC143914340; this encodes MFKLVVLSALLALAVAKPSLHGAYLAPALHSAYIAPAAVSHQSRVDIHRNHAVLAPLAYGHHAALAHAPLAVAHHAPLALAHHTPAVVLGAHGVPLETADVVAAKALHFQAHALANHHYLHKRSLLASPLAYTTIAVGPSAVSHQSRVDVHSSPLVHAYAAPVVSHYAAAPLLSHYAAPYHGVLGHRTYGVHAW